The Impatiens glandulifera chromosome 3, dImpGla2.1, whole genome shotgun sequence genome contains a region encoding:
- the LOC124932997 gene encoding zinc finger protein 1-like — protein sequence MALHIDKSMDSETWTTRNKQSPDNDDEYLALCLIMLARGVTDRHLETTTRPSSTYTCTVCAKSFPSYQALGGHKASHRTKPPLSAKISTAAATDEIPPSTPCNLTTSARVHECSICHKCFSTGQALGGHKRRHYDGGTTNNNVVLSDVGRSGRNFDLNLPAVSELSVDFQLQVKRRLEEEDVVESPVVPSKQPRL from the coding sequence ATGGCTCTTCACATTGACAAATCCATGGATTCGGAAACTTGGACCACACGCAACAAACAATCCCCCGACAACGACGATGAATACCTCGCTCTCTGTCTCATCATGCTCGCCCGCGGCGTCACCGATCGTCACCTTGAGACCACCACGCGTCCTTCTTCTACATACACTTGCACAGTCTGCGCTAAGTCCTTCCCATCCTACCAAGCCCTAGGCGGTCACAAAGCCAGCCACCGTACTAAACCACCTCTTTCCGCCAAAATCTCCACCGCCGCCGCCACCGACGAAATCCCTCCCTCTACACCCTGCAACCTCACCACAAGTGCTCGTGTCCACGAGTGCTCCATCTGCCACAAGTGTTTCTCAACAGGACAAGCCTTAGGAGGACACAAGCGCCGTCATTACGACGGAGGTACTACTAACAACAACGTTGTATTGTCGGATGTCGGGAGATCGGGTCGGAATTTCGATCTCAATCTACCTGCAGTGTCGGAATTGAGCGTTGACTTTCAATTGCAAGTAAAGAGACGACTGGAAGAAGAAGACGTGGTGGAAAGCCCCGTCGTGCCCTCGAAGCAACCGCGGCTATAG
- the LOC124932575 gene encoding zinc finger protein-like 1 homolog, whose protein sequence is MVVCKCRKATKLYCFVHKVPVCGECICFAEHQICVARTYSEWVIDGEYDWPPKCCLCLSSLEEGANPQTTRLGCLHVMHTNCLASHIKSFPEHTAPAGYGCPTCNTSIWPPKMIKDSGSRLHSKLKEAIMQTGLEKNLFGNHPVSLVGTTESSHTAPPAFASDPLVNLSTTDGNNSSIANGSNVKASVSDIVEVDGSTMKSPLTSPQSDFMKSSSPSTQAGATTRKGAFQVERQNSEFSYYADDEDANQKKYSRRGSLQLKFLRALIPFWSSSLPTLPVTAPPRKDAADAPQEGSGGRSRHHRPSRMDPRKILLFIAIMACMATMGILYYRISEGGLGDEPFDDDQLQQLQQLQQQ, encoded by the exons ATGGTGGTCTGCAAATGCCGCAAG GCAACCAAGTTGTACTGCTTTGTTCACAAAGTACCAGTGTGTGGAGAATGCATATGTTTTGCGGAGCACCAGATCTGTGTG GCTCGAACTTACTCTGAATGGGTAATTGATGGAGAGTATGACTGGCCTCCCAAATGTTGCCTTTGCCTTTCCTCCCTTGAAGAGGGAGCAAATCCTCAAACTACTCGGTTGGGCTGCTTGC ATGTTATGCATACAAACTGCTTGGCTTCACACATCAAAAGTTTCCCTGAGCACACTGCTCCAGCCGGATATGGTTGCCCTACCTGTAATACTTCT ATATGGCCGCCAAAAATGATCAAGGATTCTGGATCCCGACTTCATTCAAAGCTTAAAGAAGCAATTATGCAG ACTGGTCTAGAAAAGAACCTATTTGGTAATCATCCAGTTTCTTTAGTGGGTACAACAGAGTCGTCCCACACAGCACCACCAGCTTTTGCCTCTGATCCTTTAGTAAATCTATCTACCACCGATGGCAACAACTCATCAATAGCAAACGGTTCCAATGTAAAGGCTTCTGTATCAGATATTGTTGAGGTTGATGGCTCTACTATGAAATCACCTTTGACAAGTCCACAGTCGGATTTCATGAAAAGTTCTAGCCCTAGC ACACAGGCCGGTGCGACAACTCGAAAGGGTGCATTTCAAGTAGAGAGACAGAACTCGGAGTTTTCATATTATGCTGATGATGAAGATGCAAATCAAAAGAAGTACAGTCGAAGGG GTTCTCTCCAGCTAAAGTTTCTTAGAGCATTGATACCTTTCTGGTCAAGTTCATTACCAACTTTACCAGTGACAGCGCCGCCAAGAAAAGATGCTGCAGATGCCCCCCAAGAGGGTAGTGGTGGCCGATCACGCCATCATAGGCCTTCAAGAATGGATCCGAGAAAGATCCTTCTTTTCATAGCTATAAT GGCATGCATGGCTACTATGGGTATTCTCTATTACAGAATCTCAGAAGGTGGCCTCGGGGATGAGCCGTTTGATGATGACCAGCTTCAGCAGCTGCAGCAGCTGCAACAGCAGTAA